AGTATGGGCCGGCCTCCAATTTCTACCATCGGCTTAGGCCTTACGCTGCTTTCCTCGCTGATCCTGGTGCCAAATCCACCTGCGAGTATCACTGCTTTCATTTAACATCCCTCCTCGGTCATCTTAGGACGATGCGTCTCGCTACACCGGTGACAACAATAGTGGCAGGCTATCTATAGAGGGTATTAATAGGCGTTCTTTCCGAGGGCGACTATAAATATCGTAATAAGGATAATTTTCAGATCGAAATACGGTGACCACGATCGGATATAGTCAAGATCAAATCGTAGTCGCATTTGCATTT
Above is a genomic segment from Pseudomonadota bacterium containing:
- a CDS encoding sugar transferase, translating into MQMRLRFDLDYIRSWSPYFDLKIILITIFIVALGKNAY